In one Lujinxingia vulgaris genomic region, the following are encoded:
- a CDS encoding CarD family transcriptional regulator: MTPFKVGDKAVYPAQGVAEVVGIDTKEIMGTSQTFYVLRVMDSDKRIMIPVNNVKNVGLRSVMTPSELDEVYDILRERDVDLNQQTWNRRYRAYLEKIQTGSPYEIAAVLRDLNLLKFHKALSFGERKMLDKARRLLVQEMAVAKDASEEAVMEELEHIFTA; this comes from the coding sequence GTGACCCCGTTTAAGGTTGGAGATAAGGCCGTCTACCCCGCACAGGGGGTGGCGGAGGTGGTGGGCATCGACACCAAAGAGATCATGGGCACGAGCCAGACCTTCTACGTGCTGCGCGTGATGGACTCGGACAAGCGCATCATGATCCCGGTCAATAACGTCAAAAACGTCGGGCTGCGCAGCGTGATGACCCCCTCGGAGCTTGATGAGGTCTACGACATTCTGCGCGAGCGCGACGTGGACCTGAACCAGCAGACCTGGAACCGGCGCTACCGCGCCTACCTGGAGAAGATCCAGACGGGCAGCCCCTACGAGATCGCCGCGGTGCTGCGCGATCTTAACCTGCTGAAGTTCCACAAGGCCCTGAGCTTTGGCGAGCGTAAGATGCTCGATAAGGCGCGGCGTTTGCTGGTGCAGGAGATGGCCGTGGCCAAAGACGCCTCCGAGGAGGCGGTGATGGAAGAACTCGAGCACATCTTCACGGCCTGA